The region AAAAATGAACCTGTTCGCGCTGTCCCGAGGGGAAGAGCAGCCTCCGATCCTACGCATACCGCTCACCGCGGAGCTAAGACGAGAAGTCGCCAGGACATTCGTTGATCAGTTGACGGCTTTCGAGAGAGGCGTCGAGCACGTCTTGCCATTTGACGGCCGATACATGCCGGAAGAGGACGAAGCGATCTCCATCGACCAGTTTCAAGACGTCGACGGCATCATCGACGCGATCGAGCGGCCCATGCGAGTCGAGTTATTCAATTCGCACCAGCATTCACTCGAAAACGTCAAGGCGCTGTTTTTGGGCCATCGCCGCAATGGGCGCCAGGCGGCGTTGATCCAGAGCTTCGAGCGACGTCGCCTGATCTCAAAGAAGACGCTTTCGATGCTGTTCTCCGGCGACACTTTCCAGCGCATTCAAGAAGACGGCTTGACACTCGACAGCCATCTGCTGGCTGTGCTCGAAAACGGTTCGCTCACGTTCAAAAGTTTCCATTTTCTGCGCCGCGTGTTCGACCTGAGCGAGCACTACCGCGAGGCCACCAACGAAGAGGTGGAAGCCTTCGTCGCGCACGACAACATCGTGGTTGATGACGTTGAGGCCTTCGTCGCATCGGCCGGCCCACTCATCCGAAAGAAAATATCTTTCATTTCACAGTCAGGCATTCTCGACTCCCACACTGGCCGCCAAATCGCCAACGCCGCGCGACAATTCAATCTGCAAGTCCGAATCGACGGAGACGACCGGATCGTTTTGCCGACCGACAAAGCGGAACTCCGAAAGCTGCTGAAATTTCTCGACGAAGACTATTACGAGTCGGCGCTGTCCAAAAGCCACTTCGTGTCAAATTCGAAGCGGCCAGCGGACTGACATCGTTCGCCTGATCCGCTTTAGGAATTCTGGACCAATCCGAGTGCGAGTTTTGCGGCAAACTTGACCCTGAACCAGGAGGTCGTTTGTCATGAAACGGAAACGCTTTTCGATCGAACAGATTGTGGCAGTGCTGAAGCAAGCCGAACTGGGGATGCCGGTGGCCGATGTGATCCGGCAGGTCGGTATTTCGGAACAGACGTTCTATCGGTGGAAGAAGCAATACGCCGGGATGCAGTCTGATCAGGTACGCGAACTCAAGCAGTTGCAGGACGAGAATGCGCGGCTGAAGAAGCTGGTCGCCGAATTGAGCTTGGACAAGGCCATCTTGCAAGACGTAGCTGCAAAAAAGTGGCCCGGCCCGCGCTGAGACGAGACGTGGTGGATTACGTGGTGAGCCACTACGGATTGACGATGAGGCGGGCCTGTCGGCTCGTGAAGCAACCGCGCAGCGTTCAGTACTACAAAAGCATCAAGGACCCTCGCCCAGAACTGCGCTCACGTATGCGCGAGATCGCCTATACGCGTGTGCGCTACGGGTATCGACGCGTCCATGTACTGCTGCGCCGGGAAGGCTGGCAGTTGGGTCGGAATCAGGCGTACCGGTTGTATTGCGAAGAGCAGTTGCAGTTGCGCTCGAAATTGCCGAAGCGACGAAAGATGGTGGTGACGCGCGTGGCGAAGATCGTTCCGGTCAGGCCAAACGACGCTTGGAGTATTATGGATTTTGTGGCTGACCAGCTTGCTGATGGCTCGAAATTTCGCACTTTGACGATCGTGGATGTGTTCACGAAGGAGGCGTTGGCGATCGAAGTGGGGCAACGCTTGAAAGGCGAACACGTGGTATCCGCATTGAACCGAATCGCCGCTCGGCGCGGCGCTCCGCGGCATCTGTTTGTCGACAACGGCAGCGAGTTTTCCGGGCGCCTGCTCGATATGTGGGCGTACCACTACCAAGCAAAAATCGACTTCAGCCGACCGGGCAAGCCGACGGACAATTGCCACATCGAGACGTTTAACGGATCATTCCGCGATGAGTGCTTGAACCTACATTGGTTCGAGACGTTGGGCGAAGCCAAAGCGATCGTCGAGGCCTGGCGCCGGGATTACAACGAGAGCCGTCCTCACTCTGCTCTCAAAGAGTTGGCACCAGCTGAATTCGCCCGTCAGCTGATGCCTTTGCCGGGTTCAACCAGACCCGAAACGCCGGAAAACTCGCTCTAGATCTGGTCCGGGAAACCCAAGCGGATCACTGTCGACGCTCATTTGGTCAACAAGGCCGGCGAGATTGGCGACGCAATAGCCTCATCCGCATGTGATGGTCGGCCAGCATGGCCGCCCATTTTTCGGGCGTTCGCGCCCGGTGGTTTTTCACCGTGAAAACGGTGCGTCGGGTGTATAGGCAAGAAAAACCATTGAAAACCACCAAAAGTCAAATCCAAACCACTGCATCGATAAACGCGCGTCGTCATCACATTTTCCATCCGCGATACTCCAAGGCGCGTTCGATGAAATCCTTGTCGGGATAGTGTCGACGGAATTCCGGAAGAACCAGAGTCGGTCGCAGCGATCTCACGAAATTTTCCAACCCTCCGTCGAGCCTCTCTTCGCGCAGATCGTGGACTCTCCGCTCGCTGATCTGAATACGGTATTCGGTGTCGAACGCAACCAGATTTGAGTCGTATGCAAAGTGATGCAGCTTGCACAACGCGACGCCGTTGTTGACTTCGTCGGTGCTGTCGGGCGCGGCGACCGGAACAATATGCGCTGCGTCCAACAGTTTAAGCTGCACGCCGCAAAACGCGCAGCGATGAAGATACGCGTCGAGCACCCGTCGGCTAAAATCCTTTGCGCGATATTTTTGCCTGATCGTCCTGATGAGCAAACGTCGTGGCCCGCTCCGAACACGCTGAATGTCCTCATCGGACAAATCGTCCAGGCGATCCAAAAGCGCAATGTCTCGATGCGCCGAACCCGTTTGGTGAAAGAGGTCCTTGCAGGACACATACTCCATGAAGAGGAATGGCGCAAACGCGACGACCACTTCGTTCTCTTTCTCTTGCGTGGAAAATGCGCCCTCTTGCGCAGCCACCAACGTCTGCTCTTTCACTTGCGCCGACGGTGAAACTGAGTCTTGTTGGACATGGGCCTCGACATCCCAAGCGGCGAACACGCCCAATTCATCGCGCCAGCCAAGAAGGAGCGTCCTCTCGCCCTTTCGCTGCTCCAACTGGCCGCTCGTTGATTGGATTCGGTATTCATCCCACGCTCGGTTTCCGCCTCCGTGGGTGCAGTTCCAAATGTAGACCCGCAGGTTAAAGACCAACCCCGAATCAGACTCCCGGGCCCGGATCAGAAAGGGATGGTGAGATTCGATGACAACCGGAAGCCAACCGCTCTCTCTGATCGAGTCCAGCACCCTGCCCAGCAAGTCAGGCTTTGTAAGTCGCGACATCGTTCCCCCGGTTGCGGTTCTTTGTGCCAGATGATAGCGAAACCTTATGGGCTTTGGGGATACGAGAAATTCCTGGCGTCGGCCCAAGTTAGCGTAATACAATAACCTGCCAGTTAGATGCATGCGCAAAACCAGCGCGCAACATAGAGGAAAACAATGGTCCGTCCGCATGTCTCCGAACCCCGAGACAACATCGCGAGCCTCCGGCTCACCCTGAACGAACGGCAAGAGATGGAGGAAATCTCCAATGTGTTGGGGTTCAAGTCGCTGAGCGACTACATTCGCCATCTGCACAACATCGCCGCGAAGCAGGACAAGAAACCCGAA is a window of Burkholderia sp. FERM BP-3421 DNA encoding:
- a CDS encoding Kiwa anti-phage protein KwaB-like domain-containing protein: MNLFALSRGEEQPPILRIPLTAELRREVARTFVDQLTAFERGVEHVLPFDGRYMPEEDEAISIDQFQDVDGIIDAIERPMRVELFNSHQHSLENVKALFLGHRRNGRQAALIQSFERRRLISKKTLSMLFSGDTFQRIQEDGLTLDSHLLAVLENGSLTFKSFHFLRRVFDLSEHYREATNEEVEAFVAHDNIVVDDVEAFVASAGPLIRKKISFISQSGILDSHTGRQIANAARQFNLQVRIDGDDRIVLPTDKAELRKLLKFLDEDYYESALSKSHFVSNSKRPAD
- a CDS encoding IS3 family transposase (programmed frameshift), coding for MKRKRFSIEQIVAVLKQAELGMPVADVIRQVGISEQTFYRWKKQYAGMQSDQVRELKQLQDENARLKKLVAELSLDKAILQDVAAKKLARPALRRDVVDYVVSHYGLTMRRACRLVKQPRSVQYYKSIKDPRPELRSRMREIAYTRVRYGYRRVHVLLRREGWQLGRNQAYRLYCEEQLQLRSKLPKRRKMVVTRVAKIVPVRPNDAWSIMDFVADQLADGSKFRTLTIVDVFTKEALAIEVGQRLKGEHVVSALNRIAARRGAPRHLFVDNGSEFSGRLLDMWAYHYQAKIDFSRPGKPTDNCHIETFNGSFRDECLNLHWFETLGEAKAIVEAWRRDYNESRPHSALKELAPAEFARQLMPLPGSTRPETPENSL
- a CDS encoding HNH endonuclease; translation: MANVVAQRLEPQHIGDFLHLLPFVQGEPEARDVVSGFGDMRTDHCFPLCCALVLRMHLTGRLLYYANLGRRQEFLVSPKPIRFRYHLAQRTATGGTMSRLTKPDLLGRVLDSIRESGWLPVVIESHHPFLIRARESDSGLVFNLRVYIWNCTHGGGNRAWDEYRIQSTSGQLEQRKGERTLLLGWRDELGVFAAWDVEAHVQQDSVSPSAQVKEQTLVAAQEGAFSTQEKENEVVVAFAPFLFMEYVSCKDLFHQTGSAHRDIALLDRLDDLSDEDIQRVRSGPRRLLIRTIRQKYRAKDFSRRVLDAYLHRCAFCGVQLKLLDAAHIVPVAAPDSTDEVNNGVALCKLHHFAYDSNLVAFDTEYRIQISERRVHDLREERLDGGLENFVRSLRPTLVLPEFRRHYPDKDFIERALEYRGWKM